In the genome of Mogibacterium neglectum, the window GCGACAAGGAGCCATTCTCAGCACTTGCATTTAAGATTGTAGCAGACCCATATGTAGGAAAGCTCGCATTCTTCAGAGTTTACTCTGGAACACTTGAGACTGGTTCTTACGTATACAACGCAACTAAGGGTAAGAGAGAGAGAATCGGAAGGATTCTTCAGATGCACGCTAACCACAGAGAAGAGATCGATAAGGTTTACTCAGGAGATATCGCAGCAGCAGTAGGACTAAAGCAGACTACAACTGGAGATACACTCTGTGATGAAAAGAAGCCAATTATTCTCGAGTCTATGGAATTCCCTGATCCAGTAATCGAGATTGCTATCGAACCTAAGACCAAAGCCGGTCAGGAGAAGATGGGTATCGCTCTCGCTAAGCTGGCTGAAGAGGATCCAACATTCAGAACATACACAAACCCTGATACAGGACAAACTATCATCGCTGGAATGGGTGAGCTTCACCTTGAAATCATCGTTGATAGACTTCTCAGAGAATTCAAGGTAGAGGCTAACGTAGGTAAGCCAATGGTATCCTACAAAGAGACTATTACCGTTGAAGTCGATGAAGATTACAAGCACAAGAAGCAGTCCGGTGGTTCTGGTCAGTATGGTCACGTTAAGTTCAGACTATATCCAAGAGAAGCTGGTTCTGGATTCGAATTCAAGAACTCCATCACAGGTGGTGCTATTCCTAAAGAATACATCCCTAAGATTCAGGAGGGAATGGAAGCAGCAATGCAGAACGGACCTGTTGCAGGCTATCAGCTAGTAGACGTTGGAGTAGACCTATATGACGGTTCATACCACGAAGTAGACTCATCTGAAATGGCATTTAAGATTGCAGCTACCATGGGATTCAAGGAAGCTTGCAAGAAGGCAAAACCAGTTCTACTCGAGCCAATCTTCAAGGTAGAGGTTACTGTACCTGAGAACAACATGGGTGACATCATCGGAGATATCAGCTCAAGAAGAGGATCTATTGAAGGTTCTGACATCAATAATGGTGCGGCTGTTATCAGAGGATTCGTTCCACTATCCGAGATGTTCGGATATGCTACAGACCTGCGTTCTAAGACACAGGGTCGTGGTGTATACGTAATGCAGTTCGACCACTTCGATAAGCTACCAGAGAGCTTAAAGGAGAAGGTTGCAAAATAATCTTTAATATCACTAAAACTATCAGTGATGAAACAAATTTTATAGAAAATTATTTCAAATAATTCTAAATAGGAGAAATTATCATGGCAAAGCAGAAGTATGAGAGAACCAAGCCACATATCAACATCGGTACAATCGGCCACGTTGACCACGGCAAGACAACTCTAACAGCAGCAATCACAAAGACTCTTCACGACAGATATGGACTCGGAGCAGACGTAGCATTCGACCAGATCGACAAGGCACCAGAAGAGAAGGCAAGAGGAATCACGATTTCCTCAGCACACGTAGAGTATGAGACACCAAACAGACACTACGCACACGTAGACTGCCCAGGACACGCTGACTATGTAAAGAACATGATTACAGGAGCAGCTCAGATGGACGGAGCTATTCTAGTAGTAGCAGCAACAGATGGACCAATGCCTCAGACAAGAGAGCACATCCTGCTATCCAGACAGGTAGGCGTACCATACATCATCGTATTCCTGAACAAGTGTGACATGGTAGATGACGAGGAGCTACTAGACCTCGTAGAGATGGAAGTAAGAGAGCTACTAGATGAGTATGAGTTCCCAGGAGATGATACACCAATCATCAGAGGATCCGCACTAAAGGCACTAGAGGATCCAAGCGGAGAGTGGGGAGATAAGATTTGCGAGCTAATGGAAGCAGTAGACACATACATTCCAGAGCCACAGAGAGCAAACGATCAGCCATTCCTAATGCCAATCGAGGACGTATTCTCAATCACAGGACGTGGAACAGTAGCAACAGGAAGAGTTGAGAGAGGAACCCTCAAGGTAGGAGACGAAGTAGAGCTCGTAGGACTAAGCGACGAGAAGAGAAAGGTAGTTGTAACTGGAGTAGAGATGTTCAAGAAGACTCTTGATGCAGCAGAAACAGGAGACAACATCGGAGCACTACTAAGAGGAATCCAGAGAGACGAAATCGAAAGAGGACAGGTACTCTCAAAGCCAGGCTCAATACACCCACACACAAAGTTCAAGGGACAGGTATACGTACTAAAGAAGGAAGAGGGTGGAAGACACACACCATTCTTCAATGGATACAGACCACAGTTCTACCTAAGAACGACAGACGTAACAGGAGATCTAAAGTTACCAGAGGGTACAGAGATGTGCATGCCTGGAGATAACGTAGTAATGGAGATTGAACTGATTACACCAGTAGCTATCGAAGAGGGACTACGCTTCGCTATTAGAGAAGGTGGAAGAACAGTAGGATCCGGAGTAGTTACAGAGATTATCGAGTAATCATAGATTACGAGGTAGACCACTAGTATACTAAGAAACAGGGGCGTATGCGCCCCTGTTTTTATGTTCAAATATATATAAGATGTGGTATTCTATTATATGAATAATTAATAGTAATAAAACTCTATGGGGGAATTTAAATATTCAATACAGATTGAGTTTAGGAGAGTTTAAATATGCGTAATAGAGCTATGACAAAATCACTGAGTAAAAGAATAATTAAGGCTATATTCATAATAGTATTGATTATAACTATTGTCTTTGCTGGACTTATAGTATTTATATCTTTAACTGAGTATAAGCCTGGTAAGGTTGAAAGAATAAGACTTTATGGGAACGCGTCTAAAGAAGTTAAAAAAGACGAAACTATCAAGATAATGTCCTGGAATATAGGATATGGAGCTCTTGGTGACAATGCTGATTTCTTTATGGACGGTGGAAATCATGTTTTAACGTCTAGTAAAGAACGTGTAAATAAGAATATCAAATCTATTTCTGGTGAGATACGTAAACAATCTCCGGATATAACCATGATTCAGGAAGTGGATAAGGATTCAAGACGTTCATATCACATCAATCAAGTCAAAAAGTTGGAGAACTCGATAAGAGGAAGTGAGTATTCTTATGCGAGAAACTACAAAGCTGCTTTCGTGCCATATCCAATGCCTCCGCTGGGCAAAATGGATAGCGGTATAATGACTATTTCCAGATTTAAAGCTGATTCTTCAAAGCGAGTTAGCTTGCCTGTCTCCTTTACATGGCCGGTTAGAACAGTAAATCTCAAGCGCTGTCTTCTCGTATCTCGAACTAAGGTCGAGGGAACTGGTAAGGAACTGGTGTATATTAATTTACATTTAGAGGCATATGACAAAGGCGCAGGGAAAAAGGCACAGACTAGAGCGTTAAATAGAATACTTAAGAAGGAAGCCTCGAAAGGTAATTACGTAATCGCTGCGGGTGATTTCAACCAGACCTTTAACAATGTGGATATCAATGAATATAAGGTTCGAAAGGGCCTATGGAAGCCAGGTATTATAGATATAAGTGATTATGATTCCTCACTAAACTTCGTTATGGATAGTGCCACGCCTACATGCAGATCGCTTGACAGACCACTCAAG includes:
- the fusA gene encoding elongation factor G; its protein translation is MARQFSLENTRNIGIMAHIDAGKTTTTERILYYTGKTHKIGETHDGAATMDYMAQEQERGITITSAATTAQWNGTRINIIDTPGHVDFTVEVERSLRVLDGAVMVLSAKEGVEPQSETVWRQAEKYNVPRMIFVNKMDILGANFFHVIDTIHDRLRANAVPVQIPIGSENMFEGIIDLLTMKAEVYDKSDATGKEFEIVDIPENMKAEAQTWHDKMIEAVAELDEELTMKYLEGEEISIEELKTVIRRETIAGNIFPVFCGSAYKNKGVQMMLDGVVDYMPAPTDIPSIGGVNPDTEEEDVRHASDKEPFSALAFKIVADPYVGKLAFFRVYSGTLETGSYVYNATKGKRERIGRILQMHANHREEIDKVYSGDIAAAVGLKQTTTGDTLCDEKKPIILESMEFPDPVIEIAIEPKTKAGQEKMGIALAKLAEEDPTFRTYTNPDTGQTIIAGMGELHLEIIVDRLLREFKVEANVGKPMVSYKETITVEVDEDYKHKKQSGGSGQYGHVKFRLYPREAGSGFEFKNSITGGAIPKEYIPKIQEGMEAAMQNGPVAGYQLVDVGVDLYDGSYHEVDSSEMAFKIAATMGFKEACKKAKPVLLEPIFKVEVTVPENNMGDIIGDISSRRGSIEGSDINNGAAVIRGFVPLSEMFGYATDLRSKTQGRGVYVMQFDHFDKLPESLKEKVAK
- the tuf gene encoding elongation factor Tu, which translates into the protein MAKQKYERTKPHINIGTIGHVDHGKTTLTAAITKTLHDRYGLGADVAFDQIDKAPEEKARGITISSAHVEYETPNRHYAHVDCPGHADYVKNMITGAAQMDGAILVVAATDGPMPQTREHILLSRQVGVPYIIVFLNKCDMVDDEELLDLVEMEVRELLDEYEFPGDDTPIIRGSALKALEDPSGEWGDKICELMEAVDTYIPEPQRANDQPFLMPIEDVFSITGRGTVATGRVERGTLKVGDEVELVGLSDEKRKVVVTGVEMFKKTLDAAETGDNIGALLRGIQRDEIERGQVLSKPGSIHPHTKFKGQVYVLKKEEGGRHTPFFNGYRPQFYLRTTDVTGDLKLPEGTEMCMPGDNVVMEIELITPVAIEEGLRFAIREGGRTVGSGVVTEIIE
- a CDS encoding endonuclease/exonuclease/phosphatase family protein; the encoded protein is MRNRAMTKSLSKRIIKAIFIIVLIITIVFAGLIVFISLTEYKPGKVERIRLYGNASKEVKKDETIKIMSWNIGYGALGDNADFFMDGGNHVLTSSKERVNKNIKSISGEIRKQSPDITMIQEVDKDSRRSYHINQVKKLENSIRGSEYSYARNYKAAFVPYPMPPLGKMDSGIMTISRFKADSSKRVSLPVSFTWPVRTVNLKRCLLVSRTKVEGTGKELVYINLHLEAYDKGAGKKAQTRALNRILKKEASKGNYVIAAGDFNQTFNNVDINEYKVRKGLWKPGIIDISDYDSSLNFVMDSATPTCRSLDRPLKGADKSKFQYYVIDGIVYSSNIEMFYCKTIDIGFRNSDHNPVVAEIKLK